The genomic segment TTTCGAGTAACTAAAGTAAAAAGATGGAATGCTAAaagattatttaaaatattatttgtgaCAGTTTTCATAGTTTTGGCAGGAggtttttcttattatatttttgaaaatttcGTTTTTCAAAAGAACCGTAAAATTAATCACATAATTAAGACTTCAAAATATTCGACAGTAGGATTTAATATTGAAAATTCTTATGATAGACTTATGAAAACAATTAAAGAgcataaattaaaaaattatataaaagaatcaGTAAAACTTTTTAATAAAGGTTTAACCAAAAAAAGTTATTTAGGTAGTGAGTTTGATAATGTGGAATTAAAAGATTTAGCAAATGTATTATCTTTTGGAGAGGCAAAGCTTGGAGATAATGGtcaaaaatttaatttcttATTCCATACAGCTTCATCTAATGTATGGGTACCCAGTATAAAATGTACATCAGAGTCTTGTGAAAGTAAAAATCATTATGATTCATCAAAATCAAAAACATATGAAAAAGATGATACGCCTGTTAAATTGACAAGTAAAGCTGGTACAATAAGTGGAATATTTAGTAAAGATTTAGTAACTATTGGTAAATTATCAGTACCCTATAAATTTATTGAAATGACGGAAATTGTTGGATTTGAACCTTTTTATTCTGAATCAGACGTTGATGGTGTTTTCGGTTTAGGATGGAAAGATTTATCCATAGGCTCTATAGATCCATATATTGTAGAATTAAaaacacaaaataaaattgaacAAGCCGTTTATTCCATTTATTTACCACcagaaaacaaaaataaaggTTATTTAACCATAGGAGGTATCGAAGAAAGATTCTTTGATGGACCATTGAactatgaaaaattaaatcacGATTTAATGTGGCAAGTTGATTTAGATGTACATTTTGGTAATGTATCTTCCAAAAAAGCAAACGTTATTTTAGATAGTGCCACCAGTGTCATAACTGTACCAACAGAATTTTTTAATCAATTCGTAGAATCTGCAAGTGTTTTCAAAGTTCCATTCTTATCTTTGTATGTAACCACTTGTGGTAACACGAAATTACCAACACTCGAATATCGTT from the Plasmodium falciparum 3D7 genome assembly, chromosome: 14 genome contains:
- a CDS encoding plasmepsin III, with the protein product MNLTIKEEDFTNTFMKNEESFNTFRVTKVKRWNAKRLFKILFVTVFIVLAGGFSYYIFENFVFQKNRKINHIIKTSKYSTVGFNIENSYDRLMKTIKEHKLKNYIKESVKLFNKGLTKKSYLGSEFDNVELKDLANVLSFGEAKLGDNGQKFNFLFHTASSNVWVPSIKCTSESCESKNHYDSSKSKTYEKDDTPVKLTSKAGTISGIFSKDLVTIGKLSVPYKFIEMTEIVGFEPFYSESDVDGVFGLGWKDLSIGSIDPYIVELKTQNKIEQAVYSIYLPPENKNKGYLTIGGIEERFFDGPLNYEKLNHDLMWQVDLDVHFGNVSSKKANVILDSATSVITVPTEFFNQFVESASVFKVPFLSLYVTTCGNTKLPTLEYRSPNKVYTLEPKQYLEPLENIFSALCMLNIVPIDLEKNTFVLGDPFMRKYFTVYDYDNHTVGFALAKNL